Proteins encoded in a region of the Streptomyces sp. NBC_00310 genome:
- a CDS encoding AAA family ATPase, translating into MSPAEAVLDPGAAAGRATDAILRDTLHGDARGVVVDSPPGAGKSTLVVRAALELASAGRPLMVIAQTNAQVDDLVIRLAEKEPDLPVGRLHSSDSDPYDKALDDLSNVRKSTKAADLAGLDVVISTAAKWAHVKGVEPWRHAIVDEAYQMRSDALLAVAGLFERALFVGDPGQLDPFAIVGSEQWAGLSYDPSASAVTTLLAHNPELPQHRLPVSWRLPASAAPLVSDAFYPFTPFRSGTGHGDRRLGFAVPSDGSGPDRVIDEAAGSGWGLLELPARHTPRTDPEAVRAVARVVRRLLDRGGAATSERSEEPVPLTADRIAVGTAHRDQAAGVRSALAELGVADVVVDTANRLQGREYDVTVVLHPLSGRPDATAFHLETGRLCVLASRHRHACIVVCRAGVTDLLDDHPSTEPVQLGVTVKFPDGWEAMMTTMDHLSHHRVSWRP; encoded by the coding sequence ATGAGCCCCGCCGAGGCCGTGCTCGACCCCGGGGCGGCGGCCGGCCGCGCCACCGACGCGATCCTGCGCGACACCCTGCACGGCGACGCGCGTGGCGTCGTCGTCGACTCGCCGCCCGGCGCCGGGAAGTCGACGCTCGTCGTCCGCGCCGCGCTCGAACTCGCCTCCGCCGGACGCCCGTTGATGGTCATCGCGCAGACGAACGCACAGGTCGACGACCTGGTGATCCGGCTCGCGGAGAAGGAGCCGGACCTCCCGGTCGGCCGGCTGCACAGCAGCGACAGCGACCCGTACGACAAAGCGCTGGACGACCTGTCGAACGTACGCAAGTCGACGAAGGCGGCCGATCTGGCCGGGCTGGACGTCGTGATCTCCACGGCCGCGAAGTGGGCGCACGTCAAGGGGGTCGAGCCGTGGCGGCACGCGATCGTCGACGAGGCGTACCAGATGCGGTCGGACGCGTTGCTGGCCGTGGCGGGGCTGTTCGAGCGGGCGCTGTTCGTGGGTGACCCCGGGCAGCTGGACCCGTTCGCGATCGTGGGCAGCGAGCAGTGGGCGGGGCTGTCGTACGATCCGTCGGCCTCGGCGGTGACGACCCTGCTGGCCCACAACCCCGAGCTGCCGCAGCACCGGCTGCCGGTGTCGTGGCGGCTCCCGGCGTCGGCGGCGCCCCTGGTCTCCGACGCGTTCTATCCCTTCACCCCCTTCCGCAGCGGTACGGGGCACGGCGACCGGCGGCTCGGGTTCGCGGTGCCGTCGGACGGATCGGGGCCCGACCGGGTCATCGACGAGGCGGCCGGGTCGGGGTGGGGGCTGCTGGAGCTGCCCGCCCGGCACACGCCACGGACCGATCCCGAGGCGGTCCGGGCCGTCGCGCGGGTCGTGCGGCGGCTGCTCGACCGGGGCGGGGCGGCGACCTCGGAGCGGTCCGAGGAGCCCGTGCCGCTGACCGCCGACCGGATCGCCGTCGGTACGGCCCATCGCGACCAGGCCGCGGGGGTGCGCTCCGCGCTGGCCGAGCTGGGTGTCGCGGACGTGGTCGTGGACACGGCGAATCGGCTGCAGGGACGGGAGTACGACGTCACCGTCGTCCTGCACCCGCTGTCGGGGCGCCCCGACGCGACGGCGTTCCACCTGGAGACCGGGCGCCTGTGCGTCCTCGCCTCCCGGCACCGGCACGCGTGCATCGTCGTCTGCCGTGCGGGCGTGACCGATCTCCTCGACGACCACCCGTCGACCGAGCCGGTCCAACTGGGCGTGACCGTGAAGTTCCCGGACGGCTGGGAGGCAATGATGACCACAATGGATCATCTGTCCCACCACCGGGTGTCGTGGCGGCCGTAG
- a CDS encoding VOC family protein, with amino-acid sequence MASIKKFQVTFDCAEPERLARFWCEVLGYVVPPPPEGFATWDDFKRSQPPEQRDSWFACSDPSGVGPRLYFQRVPEGKAVKNRLHLDVRVGTGLVGEERLAALEAECARLVPLGAVHVRTLYDGNDSCIPMQDIEGNEFCID; translated from the coding sequence ATGGCATCGATCAAGAAGTTCCAAGTCACCTTCGACTGCGCAGAGCCTGAGCGCCTCGCTCGTTTCTGGTGCGAGGTGCTGGGGTACGTCGTACCGCCGCCACCGGAGGGGTTTGCCACTTGGGACGATTTCAAGCGCTCGCAGCCACCTGAGCAGCGGGATTCATGGTTCGCCTGCAGTGATCCCTCAGGTGTGGGCCCGCGGCTGTACTTCCAGCGCGTCCCCGAAGGCAAGGCCGTCAAGAATCGGCTGCATCTTGACGTGCGGGTCGGCACCGGACTCGTGGGTGAGGAGCGCCTCGCCGCGCTTGAGGCCGAGTGCGCACGACTGGTCCCGCTCGGCGCGGTACACGTGCGAACGCTGTATGACGGCAATGATTCGTGCATCCCGATGCAGGACATTGAGGGCAACGAGTTCTGTATCGACTGA
- a CDS encoding bifunctional DNA primase/polymerase: MSSGVGTGRYPRDGVDVAGVTVEGATWLASAGTYPRSTMALWEERPTAPVVLPCGTVFDVVSVPAFFGRRMLDRLWDEGPGSGPVAVYRGRILLFASPGTAHRLPTLLEWEEWSSPGRTGDVPPLLCHGTGDAVTVPAVLAPDGLGNTGDTGVGGSDGGRAGDGFGGPGAALGRPGVTLPGSRWLVAPDTLRPWLPGPEVLLWAAVRAGRTSASATVRVSIFPPADQGAKVYDVSRRR; this comes from the coding sequence ATGAGCAGTGGAGTCGGGACGGGCAGGTACCCGCGGGACGGGGTCGATGTCGCGGGGGTCACGGTGGAGGGGGCGACTTGGCTGGCCTCGGCAGGAACGTATCCGCGAAGCACGATGGCGCTGTGGGAGGAGCGGCCGACCGCACCGGTGGTGCTGCCGTGCGGAACCGTCTTCGACGTCGTCAGCGTGCCGGCGTTCTTCGGGCGGCGGATGCTCGACCGGTTATGGGACGAGGGCCCCGGCTCCGGCCCGGTCGCCGTGTACCGAGGCCGCATCCTCCTGTTCGCCTCCCCGGGTACCGCCCACCGCCTGCCCACCCTCCTGGAGTGGGAGGAGTGGAGCTCCCCCGGCCGCACCGGCGACGTCCCACCCCTCCTCTGCCACGGCACCGGCGACGCCGTCACCGTTCCGGCCGTCCTCGCCCCGGACGGCCTCGGGAACACCGGCGACACCGGTGTCGGTGGCAGTGACGGCGGCAGAGCCGGCGACGGCTTCGGCGGCCCCGGCGCCGCGCTCGGCCGCCCCGGCGTCACCCTGCCCGGCTCCCGCTGGCTCGTCGCCCCGGACACCCTGCGACCTTGGCTTCCCGGGCCGGAGGTACTGCTCTGGGCAGCCGTCCGGGCGGGCCGGACGAGTGCCTCCGCGACCGTGCGCGTATCGATTTTTCCTCCCGCCGATCAGGGTGCTAAGGTCTACGACGTCAGCAGGCGCCGCTAG
- a CDS encoding M6 family metalloprotease domain-containing protein, whose translation MQRPLPWKELLGDRAPGLRSAAAMLTSLTALAATSLIAAPSAVPLSEPCTLRRTQAHHSEGLDTWNSAYPRPTRDLDAVLVFLSFPDAAPLTTPAELTADHFPATSEFFERASYGKFALRPHPRRAWLEMPRPSTAYAIRRDWNATHRSAYLRDALATADPHVDFSRYDIVYFVADPHAPGVDSDATKVVNLEHPLEVDGTDLRRVVTVFERHPPDRLVLAHETGHVFDLPDLYHRPSDGKGDWDTHVGDWDLMGSQFALAPDLFAWHKWKLGWLEPRQVACVRGTGSTWLTLEAVGAGPKGAYEGETGEDEGGAVGYAGGGGGVVEAAGAGAGAGVGAGDGAGGGGGGGVAAGPGVRVFGAGRGTKLAVVRTGPDSALGIEARGAVGNDASVCTQGVLVYRIRGGAESGSGPIEVLDSHPRTEACWEESVYPPLADAPVGVGESFTVPGEGVRVEVRGRTASGAWTVRITTGR comes from the coding sequence GTGCAGCGTCCGCTTCCCTGGAAGGAACTCCTCGGCGACCGGGCGCCCGGTCTGCGCAGTGCAGCGGCCATGCTCACCTCCCTCACCGCGCTCGCCGCGACCTCTCTGATCGCGGCACCCTCCGCCGTTCCCCTGTCGGAGCCGTGCACGCTGCGGCGCACGCAGGCGCACCATTCGGAGGGTCTCGACACCTGGAACTCCGCGTATCCACGCCCCACCCGCGACCTCGACGCCGTACTCGTATTCTTGTCATTCCCGGACGCGGCCCCTCTCACCACACCGGCCGAGCTGACCGCGGATCATTTTCCGGCCACCAGTGAGTTCTTCGAACGCGCGTCGTACGGCAAGTTCGCCCTGCGACCCCATCCGCGCCGCGCGTGGCTGGAGATGCCGCGGCCGTCGACGGCGTACGCCATACGACGTGACTGGAACGCGACGCACCGGTCGGCCTATCTCAGGGACGCGCTCGCCACGGCCGACCCGCACGTCGACTTCTCCCGCTACGACATCGTGTACTTCGTCGCCGATCCGCACGCGCCCGGCGTCGACTCGGACGCGACGAAGGTGGTCAACCTCGAACACCCGTTGGAGGTCGACGGTACGGATCTCCGCCGGGTCGTCACCGTGTTCGAGCGGCACCCGCCGGACCGTCTCGTCCTCGCCCATGAGACCGGCCACGTCTTCGACCTCCCCGACCTCTACCACCGCCCCTCCGACGGCAAGGGCGACTGGGACACCCACGTCGGCGACTGGGACCTCATGGGCAGCCAGTTCGCTCTGGCCCCGGACCTGTTCGCCTGGCACAAGTGGAAGCTGGGCTGGCTGGAACCGCGCCAGGTGGCGTGCGTACGGGGGACGGGGAGCACGTGGTTGACGCTGGAGGCGGTGGGGGCGGGGCCTAAGGGGGCGTACGAGGGGGAGACGGGTGAGGACGAGGGCGGTGCGGTCGGGTACGCGGGCGGTGGGGGAGGTGTCGTTGAGGCGGCCGGGGCCGGGGCTGGGGCCGGGGTCGGGGCTGGTGACGGTGCCGGCGGGGGCGGCGGGGGCGGGGTGGCGGCCGGTCCAGGGGTGCGGGTGTTCGGGGCCGGTCGGGGCACGAAGCTGGCGGTCGTCCGGACCGGTCCCGACAGCGCGCTCGGTATCGAGGCGCGGGGCGCGGTCGGCAACGACGCTTCCGTCTGCACGCAGGGCGTCCTCGTCTACCGCATCCGCGGCGGCGCCGAGTCCGGCAGTGGCCCGATCGAGGTCCTCGACTCCCATCCGCGCACCGAGGCCTGCTGGGAGGAGTCCGTCTATCCGCCCCTCGCGGACGCTCCGGTGGGCGTGGGTGAGAGCTTCACGGTGCCGGGGGAGGGCGTGCGGGTGGAGGTGCGGGGCCGCACGGCGTCCGGAGCCTGGACGGTGCGGATCACGACGGGGCGGTGA
- a CDS encoding putative bifunctional diguanylate cyclase/phosphodiesterase, with protein sequence MSGTSQGPAPAADLVRPAITERHANASVQSSESPGDSPTTPAAFSVAPLAMAVVDRDGLVVTANGAMGTLLGTGSEPLAGRVAADLVDLTSDTRTWHAYREVLRGRQSRLRCTRRLKQPDGTWLWVQVSVAPLPEEERAVLLSVADISANRQLQARLRHLQMHDPVTRLPNRTLFFEQLSSALERESYDEAGTGRIGLVYLDLDGFKAVNDTLGHRVGDRLLTAVAERLTRCADEAALLRTAGTAAGAPLVARLGGDEFALLVEDSTGTEQLADLADSVLKALQAPFDLAGQRLSVSASIGVVERQSASTTATGLMQAADTTLYWAKADGKARWTLFDPERNAHRMTRQALSSTLRAAVGRGEFVLEYQPLVGMAEGEVRGVEALVRWHHPQFGLLTPNRFISLAEEDGSIVQLGRWILATACRQARRWQIDHPERAPIFVSVNVAVRQVWDSDLVADVAEILAETGLAPQLLQLELTESALMGSAGRPLQALKALSDMGVRIAIDDFGTGYSNLAYLSRLPVSVLKLDGAFVRGFQYESEEESGAAGDDGQPNPADEIIVEALVQLAHRLGLTVTAEGVETDAQASRLRRLGCDTGQGWLYSRAVSPERIAELLGAAACPQA encoded by the coding sequence GTGAGCGGAACGTCCCAAGGGCCGGCGCCCGCGGCAGACCTCGTCCGGCCGGCCATCACAGAGCGTCACGCGAATGCGTCAGTTCAGTCGTCCGAGTCGCCGGGGGACAGTCCCACGACGCCCGCCGCCTTCTCCGTCGCGCCGCTCGCCATGGCCGTCGTCGACCGGGACGGGCTGGTCGTCACCGCCAACGGGGCGATGGGGACGCTGCTCGGGACGGGTTCCGAGCCACTGGCCGGGCGGGTCGCCGCCGACCTGGTGGACCTCACCTCGGACACCCGCACCTGGCACGCGTACCGCGAGGTGCTGCGCGGCCGGCAGTCCCGGCTGCGCTGTACGCGCCGACTCAAACAGCCGGACGGGACCTGGCTGTGGGTGCAGGTGTCGGTGGCGCCACTGCCCGAGGAGGAGCGGGCGGTCCTGCTCTCGGTCGCCGACATCAGCGCCAACCGCCAGCTTCAGGCCAGGCTCCGCCACCTGCAGATGCACGACCCGGTCACCCGGCTCCCCAACCGCACCCTCTTCTTCGAACAGCTCTCCTCCGCCCTCGAACGGGAGTCCTACGACGAGGCCGGCACCGGCCGGATCGGCCTGGTCTATCTGGACCTGGACGGGTTCAAGGCGGTCAACGACACCCTCGGTCACCGCGTCGGCGACCGGCTCCTCACGGCCGTGGCCGAACGACTCACCCGATGCGCCGACGAGGCCGCCCTCCTGCGCACGGCCGGGACGGCGGCCGGGGCGCCGCTGGTGGCCAGGCTCGGCGGCGACGAGTTCGCACTGCTCGTGGAGGACTCGACCGGCACGGAGCAGCTCGCCGACCTGGCCGACTCGGTTCTCAAGGCGCTGCAGGCGCCCTTCGACCTGGCCGGTCAGCGACTGTCCGTCTCCGCCTCGATCGGGGTCGTCGAGCGGCAGTCGGCGAGCACGACGGCGACCGGGCTGATGCAGGCCGCCGACACGACGCTGTACTGGGCCAAGGCCGACGGCAAGGCCCGCTGGACGCTGTTCGACCCGGAGCGCAACGCCCACCGGATGACCCGTCAGGCCCTGTCGTCCACGCTGCGGGCGGCCGTCGGGCGGGGCGAGTTCGTCCTGGAGTACCAGCCGCTGGTGGGCATGGCGGAGGGCGAGGTGCGCGGGGTGGAGGCGCTGGTGCGCTGGCATCACCCGCAGTTCGGCCTGTTGACGCCGAATCGGTTCATCTCACTGGCCGAGGAGGACGGCTCGATCGTCCAGCTCGGACGATGGATTCTGGCCACCGCCTGTCGGCAGGCCCGCCGCTGGCAGATCGACCACCCCGAACGGGCGCCGATCTTCGTCAGCGTGAACGTGGCGGTCCGGCAGGTGTGGGACTCCGACCTGGTCGCCGACGTGGCCGAGATCCTCGCGGAGACCGGCCTCGCCCCGCAGCTGCTCCAGCTGGAGCTCACCGAGTCCGCCCTCATGGGCTCCGCCGGGCGCCCGCTCCAGGCCCTCAAGGCCCTCAGCGACATGGGCGTACGCATCGCCATCGACGACTTCGGCACCGGCTACTCCAACCTCGCGTACCTCAGCCGGCTGCCGGTGTCGGTGCTGAAGCTGGACGGGGCGTTCGTACGGGGGTTCCAGTACGAGAGCGAGGAGGAGAGCGGGGCCGCCGGGGACGACGGGCAGCCCAACCCCGCCGACGAGATCATCGTCGAGGCCCTCGTCCAGCTCGCCCACCGGCTCGGGCTGACCGTCACGGCGGAGGGCGTGGAGACCGACGCGCAGGCCTCCCGGCTGCGCCGGCTCGGCTGCGACACCGGGCAGGGGTGGCTGTACTCCCGCGCGGTGTCGCCGGAACGGATCGCGGAACTGCTGGGGGCGGCGGCCTGCCCTCAGGCCTGA
- a CDS encoding LLM class flavin-dependent oxidoreductase encodes MTTAEIRGEAKGTAPVPLSVLDLVTVGAGRTATDALRTSVTLARQTEDRGYHRYWVAEHHSMPGVASSSPAVILAHLAAHTTRIRLGSGGVMLPNHAPLVIAEQFGTLEAMAPGRVDLGLGRAPGTDGATAAALRRSARLNEGADDFPEQLAELTRFLDDDFPDGHPYRRIHAVPGPIQSTSPGGVQSPHRPPVWLLGSSGFSARLAGSLGLPFAFAHHFSARNTIPALDLYRESFRPSPVLDAPYALIGVSALAADEEKEARRQVRAAALNMVRLRTGRPGLVPTPEEAEAYEFSVVEQDFIDSWNADVVHGTVDEVRTRLDDLQKRTGADELMLTSHAHSPELRLRSYELIADAYDLPGAGGASQA; translated from the coding sequence GTGACCACAGCCGAGATACGAGGCGAAGCCAAGGGCACCGCCCCGGTCCCCCTCTCCGTCCTCGACCTGGTCACAGTCGGCGCGGGCCGCACCGCCACAGACGCCCTCCGCACCAGCGTCACCCTCGCCCGCCAGACGGAAGACCGCGGCTATCACCGCTACTGGGTGGCCGAACACCACTCCATGCCCGGCGTCGCCTCGTCCTCCCCGGCGGTGATCCTCGCCCACCTCGCCGCCCACACCACCCGCATCCGCCTCGGCTCAGGCGGCGTGATGCTCCCCAACCACGCCCCGCTGGTCATCGCGGAGCAGTTCGGCACCCTCGAAGCCATGGCCCCCGGCCGCGTCGACCTCGGCCTCGGCCGCGCCCCCGGCACGGACGGCGCCACCGCCGCCGCCCTCCGCCGCTCCGCCCGCCTCAACGAGGGCGCCGACGACTTCCCGGAGCAGCTCGCGGAGCTGACCCGCTTCCTGGACGACGACTTCCCCGACGGCCACCCCTACCGCCGTATCCACGCGGTCCCGGGCCCGATCCAGAGCACCTCACCGGGCGGCGTCCAGTCCCCGCACCGCCCCCCGGTCTGGCTGCTCGGCTCCTCCGGCTTCAGCGCCCGTCTGGCCGGCTCCCTCGGCCTCCCCTTCGCCTTCGCCCACCACTTCTCCGCACGGAACACGATCCCGGCGCTCGACCTGTACCGCGAGTCGTTCCGCCCCTCGCCGGTCCTGGACGCCCCGTACGCGCTGATCGGCGTCTCCGCCCTCGCCGCGGACGAGGAGAAGGAGGCCCGCCGCCAGGTCCGGGCCGCCGCGCTCAACATGGTCCGCCTGCGCACCGGCCGCCCCGGCCTCGTCCCGACGCCGGAGGAGGCGGAGGCGTACGAATTCAGCGTGGTCGAACAGGACTTCATCGACTCCTGGAACGCGGACGTCGTCCACGGCACCGTCGACGAGGTCCGCACCCGCCTGGACGACCTCCAGAAGCGCACGGGCGCCGACGAACTGATGCTCACCTCCCACGCCCACAGCCCCGAGCTGCGCCTGCGCTCGTACGAGCTGATCGCGGACGCCTACGACCTGCCGGGAGCCGGGGGCGCTTCTCAGGCCTGA
- a CDS encoding maleate cis-trans isomerase family protein has product MTALGFLYPGHSAEDDYPRIEQLLGSDIRVDVVHTDIGEDAHRVDALREMGAAERLAAGCEALRLSGAEAVVWACTSGSFVYGYEGAHDQIRTLARTAGLPASSTSFAFAHAAREVGATRVAVAATYPDDIAQMFVDFLAAAGIEVLSVRGAGIITAAEVGTWGLDETLALARAADHPEAEALLLPDTALHTASHIPTLEKELGKPVLTANQVTVWEALRLADRRVNAPELGALFTREPIVQVR; this is encoded by the coding sequence ATGACCGCACTCGGTTTCCTCTACCCGGGCCACTCCGCCGAGGACGACTATCCGCGTATAGAGCAACTGCTCGGCAGTGACATCCGGGTGGACGTGGTGCACACCGACATCGGCGAGGACGCGCACCGCGTGGACGCCCTGCGTGAGATGGGCGCCGCCGAACGGCTGGCCGCCGGCTGCGAGGCCCTCCGCCTCTCCGGCGCGGAGGCCGTCGTCTGGGCCTGCACCAGCGGCAGTTTCGTCTACGGCTACGAAGGGGCCCACGACCAGATCCGCACCCTCGCCCGCACCGCGGGCCTGCCCGCCTCCTCCACCTCCTTCGCCTTCGCCCACGCGGCCCGGGAGGTGGGCGCCACCAGGGTGGCCGTGGCGGCGACCTACCCGGACGACATCGCCCAGATGTTCGTCGACTTCCTGGCGGCGGCCGGGATCGAGGTCCTCTCCGTGCGGGGCGCCGGCATCATCACGGCGGCGGAGGTGGGCACCTGGGGCCTCGACGAAACCCTCGCCCTGGCCCGCGCGGCCGACCACCCCGAGGCCGAGGCCCTCCTCCTCCCGGACACCGCCCTCCACACCGCCTCCCACATCCCCACCCTGGAGAAGGAACTCGGCAAACCGGTCCTCACCGCCAACCAGGTCACGGTCTGGGAGGCCCTGAGGCTGGCGGACAGGAGGGTGAACGCCCCGGAGCTGGGAGCACTGTTCACGCGCGAGCCGATCGTCCAGGTGCGCTAG
- a CDS encoding maleate cis-trans isomerase family protein has protein sequence MNVSFLGGPRPQRGVGVIAPFDFALDRELWRWVPDDVSLHLTRTPYVPVEVSLDLARLVSEHETLHEAVRALNEVAPEVVAYACTSGSFVGGVAGERAMGEAMTRAGAAHAVTTSGAMLAALAELNARRIALVTPYTVSVTQSLEEYLAEAGILVTGRSSLGLVRHIWKVPYHDVVAMARQAVRGAAPDALFISCTNLPTYDVIPQLEAELRMPVLSANQVTIWAALRHLGTRAVGPYQALLDESARQTFGAGPVPPPPVLPEEQEGWA, from the coding sequence ATGAACGTCTCCTTCCTCGGTGGACCCCGTCCCCAGCGCGGCGTCGGTGTCATCGCCCCGTTCGACTTCGCCCTCGACCGCGAGCTGTGGCGCTGGGTCCCGGACGACGTCTCCCTGCATCTCACCCGGACCCCGTACGTCCCGGTCGAGGTGAGCCTCGACCTGGCCCGCCTGGTCTCCGAGCACGAGACGCTCCACGAGGCGGTCCGGGCCCTGAACGAGGTCGCGCCCGAGGTCGTGGCCTACGCCTGCACCAGCGGCAGCTTCGTCGGCGGGGTGGCCGGGGAGCGCGCGATGGGCGAGGCGATGACCCGCGCGGGCGCCGCGCACGCGGTCACCACCTCCGGCGCGATGCTCGCCGCCCTGGCCGAGCTGAACGCCCGCCGTATCGCCCTGGTCACCCCGTACACCGTCTCGGTCACCCAGTCCCTGGAGGAGTACCTCGCCGAGGCGGGCATCCTGGTCACCGGCCGGTCCTCGCTCGGCCTGGTCCGGCACATCTGGAAGGTCCCGTACCACGATGTGGTCGCCATGGCCCGCCAGGCTGTCCGGGGGGCGGCGCCGGACGCCCTCTTCATCTCCTGCACCAACCTCCCCACGTACGACGTCATCCCCCAGTTGGAAGCGGAACTGCGGATGCCCGTTCTCTCGGCCAACCAGGTGACGATATGGGCGGCGCTGCGTCATCTGGGTACCCGGGCGGTGGGTCCGTACCAGGCTCTGCTCGACGAGTCGGCCAGGCAGACATTCGGTGCGGGACCTGTTCCGCCACCGCCGGTACTGCCGGAAGAACAGGAAGGTTGGGCATGA
- a CDS encoding D-2-hydroxyacid dehydrogenase has product MTSSQRPHLLVLDTEPRPRLGRLTGRATVEYADASTLAARLPYADVLLVWDFTSRAVRDAWPGHGPRPRWVHTASAGVDHLLGPGLAADEDTVVTNARGVFEAPIAEYVAALVLAMAKDLPRSWELQGRREWRHREALRVAGGRACVVGSGPIGRAIARHLKALGLHTALVGRTARAGVHGPEELDRLLARADWVIAAAPLTEATSGMFDARRFGVMQPSARFVNVGRGQLVVEDALVEALRKRWIAGAALDVFEREPLGPDDPLWEVPGLIVSPHMSGDTVGWRDELGSQFVELFELWEAGKPLPNVVDKQRGYVPGH; this is encoded by the coding sequence ATGACCTCGTCGCAGCGCCCGCACCTCCTCGTGCTCGACACCGAGCCACGTCCCCGCCTCGGGCGGCTCACCGGACGGGCCACGGTCGAGTACGCCGACGCCTCGACGCTGGCCGCGCGGCTGCCGTACGCCGATGTGCTGCTGGTGTGGGACTTCACCTCGCGCGCGGTGCGGGACGCCTGGCCTGGCCACGGGCCCCGGCCGCGCTGGGTGCACACGGCCAGTGCGGGTGTCGACCATCTGCTGGGCCCCGGACTCGCCGCCGACGAGGACACCGTGGTGACGAACGCGCGCGGGGTGTTCGAGGCGCCGATCGCCGAGTACGTCGCCGCGCTCGTGCTCGCCATGGCCAAGGATCTGCCGCGCAGCTGGGAGCTGCAGGGGCGGCGGGAGTGGCGGCACCGGGAGGCGCTGCGGGTGGCGGGCGGCCGGGCCTGTGTGGTGGGGTCCGGGCCGATCGGCCGGGCGATCGCGCGCCACCTCAAGGCCCTCGGCCTCCATACGGCCCTGGTCGGCCGGACCGCGCGGGCCGGTGTCCACGGCCCCGAGGAGCTCGACCGGCTGCTGGCCCGCGCCGACTGGGTGATCGCGGCCGCGCCGCTGACGGAGGCCACGTCCGGCATGTTCGACGCCCGGCGGTTCGGGGTCATGCAGCCGTCCGCGCGGTTCGTCAACGTGGGGCGTGGGCAGCTCGTGGTGGAGGACGCGCTCGTCGAGGCGCTGCGGAAGCGGTGGATCGCGGGGGCGGCGCTGGATGTCTTCGAGCGCGAGCCGCTGGGCCCGGACGATCCGCTGTGGGAGGTGCCCGGACTGATCGTCTCTCCCCACATGAGCGGGGACACGGTGGGGTGGCGGGACGAACTCGGCTCCCAGTTCGTGGAGTTGTTCGAGCTGTGGGAGGCGGGAAAGCCGCTGCCCAACGTGGTCGACAAGCAGCGCGGGTACGTGCCCGGGCACTGA